The Acidianus infernus genome window below encodes:
- a CDS encoding GTPBP1 family GTP-binding protein: protein MKLPRENDIGKIEYKLILSDVSEERLQELATQMKYRIEEGGGEAIYVIGVSDDGDVIGLNKEDLERTIDVLEKIAKMINSKIVHKRIVEIRKDKYVAELLIRLHKSDLPIQVNVAVMGHVNAGKSTITGTLILGKLDDGNGALRAMIARYLHEVISGRTSSITLRILGFDDEGSIVNHSCRDPLDEAEVTIKSSKIVRLIDLGGHERYLRTTLKGLMGYETDYVMLVVGSDDGLSIMGKEHLAVASVLKYPVFIVITKIDKFPKERVNQIINDIRNVLRIPGINRFVMEVNDEDDLLNAIIGVKTGRVVPIFKVSNVSGEGIGLLTRFLYLLPPRKIITQSNDTLVYIDEIYNVSGVGPVVLGSVVRGKVHPNDTVYIGPVDGGEFLQAKVKSIQINRVFVDEASQGSIATFAIQGVNREILRKGMILAENNKPKATQSFTAKVIVLHHPTTIKEGYVATLHLYTIRQAVKFEKIARGLLRTGESSEVELKFLYRPEYIEKGQIFIFREGRTRGLGIVTGINS from the coding sequence ATGAAGCTTCCACGAGAAAATGATATAGGAAAAATAGAATATAAACTTATTCTATCAGACGTATCAGAAGAGCGACTGCAAGAATTAGCTACACAAATGAAATATAGAATTGAAGAAGGCGGAGGAGAAGCAATTTATGTTATAGGAGTAAGCGATGATGGAGATGTAATAGGATTAAATAAGGAGGATTTAGAACGCACAATAGATGTATTGGAAAAAATAGCAAAAATGATAAATTCTAAGATAGTACATAAAAGAATTGTAGAAATAAGAAAAGATAAATATGTAGCGGAATTACTAATAAGATTACATAAAAGCGATTTGCCTATCCAAGTTAATGTTGCAGTAATGGGCCATGTAAATGCAGGAAAAAGTACTATAACGGGTACTCTAATTCTAGGGAAGCTTGATGACGGTAATGGAGCATTACGTGCAATGATAGCTAGATACCTTCATGAAGTTATAAGTGGAAGAACTTCATCAATAACTTTAAGGATCTTAGGTTTTGATGACGAAGGAAGTATTGTAAATCACAGTTGTAGAGATCCGCTAGATGAGGCAGAAGTTACCATTAAAAGTTCTAAAATAGTAAGACTAATAGATCTTGGTGGTCATGAAAGATACTTGAGAACCACATTAAAAGGACTAATGGGTTACGAAACAGATTACGTAATGCTAGTGGTTGGTAGTGATGATGGCTTAAGCATAATGGGAAAAGAACACCTAGCAGTTGCTTCTGTACTTAAATATCCTGTATTTATTGTAATAACTAAAATAGATAAATTCCCTAAAGAGAGAGTAAACCAAATAATAAATGATATAAGGAATGTGCTTAGGATTCCGGGTATAAATAGGTTTGTCATGGAAGTTAATGACGAGGATGATTTATTAAACGCGATAATAGGTGTAAAAACTGGAAGAGTTGTCCCAATATTTAAAGTTTCTAATGTAAGCGGAGAAGGAATAGGATTGCTCACAAGGTTCCTTTACTTGTTACCGCCAAGAAAGATAATAACACAATCTAACGATACATTAGTTTATATTGATGAGATATATAATGTATCTGGAGTAGGACCAGTAGTTCTAGGTTCAGTAGTAAGAGGGAAAGTTCATCCTAACGATACCGTATATATTGGGCCAGTAGATGGCGGAGAATTCTTACAAGCTAAAGTAAAGAGTATTCAAATCAATAGAGTATTCGTAGACGAAGCCAGTCAAGGTAGCATAGCAACTTTTGCCATACAAGGTGTAAATAGGGAAATCTTAAGGAAGGGTATGATATTAGCTGAGAATAATAAGCCAAAAGCTACACAAAGTTTTACAGCAAAAGTCATAGTACTTCATCATCCTACCACAATAAAAGAAGGCTACGTTGCAACTTTACACTTATACACAATAAGGCAAGCGGTAAAATTTGAAAAAATAGCTAGAGGATTGTTAAGAACTGGCGAATCATCTGAAGTTGAGCTAAAATTCCTTTACAGACCAGAATATATCGAAAAAGGACAAATTTTCATATTTAGAGAAGGTAGAACAAGAGGATTAGGAATTGTTACTGGAATTAATAGCTGA
- a CDS encoding alkaline phosphatase family protein — protein sequence MSLELPNYEKNIYSLACGIADFLGVKRNCLNKLNITGKRLALVLLDGFGWNIMNRAGVVKKEAEKIQTVFPSTTSTVLTTLFTALTPGEHGILGYNTFVKRLGGIINTLKYTHPSIDERDSIQEAVPFEKAFPEVKSYLGEVKDRKTIEIVPKGISNTQFSNATHGKTSETKEYADIWDAVYTFTQVLQQNSYDFIYLYIPDVDTLAHKYGPYAEPTLNAAKEIFESVYNVSTKLANVGNYTIVITADHGHVEVTNNVNVNDDKEFLSMLEIPPYGDSRALFLKSRYDMKTYLYHRFNLRVFTKDEFPTLLGRIGNVELPDYIAVPLDNTAYIFDYKENGEYGKLKGHHGGLLQEEFEIPLVMING from the coding sequence ATGAGTTTAGAACTACCAAACTATGAGAAGAACATTTATTCGCTAGCTTGCGGAATAGCCGACTTTCTGGGAGTAAAGAGGAACTGCCTAAACAAGCTTAATATCACTGGAAAAAGGTTAGCTTTGGTTCTTCTTGACGGATTCGGATGGAATATAATGAACAGAGCAGGAGTAGTAAAGAAAGAGGCTGAAAAAATCCAAACAGTTTTTCCTTCAACAACTTCAACTGTTTTAACTACACTATTTACTGCATTAACTCCTGGAGAGCACGGAATTTTAGGGTATAATACTTTCGTTAAAAGGCTTGGAGGAATAATAAATACGCTAAAATATACGCATCCATCAATAGATGAAAGAGATTCCATTCAAGAAGCTGTGCCCTTTGAGAAAGCTTTTCCTGAAGTAAAAAGCTATTTAGGTGAAGTTAAAGATAGAAAGACCATAGAAATAGTACCCAAGGGAATAAGTAATACTCAATTTAGTAATGCTACTCACGGCAAAACTTCTGAAACAAAAGAATATGCGGACATATGGGATGCTGTATACACTTTCACTCAAGTTCTCCAACAGAACTCTTATGATTTTATTTACCTTTACATTCCAGACGTAGATACTTTAGCGCATAAATATGGGCCCTATGCAGAACCGACCTTAAATGCCGCAAAAGAAATATTTGAAAGCGTTTATAATGTTTCAACAAAATTAGCTAACGTAGGAAATTATACTATAGTAATAACCGCAGATCATGGGCATGTTGAAGTTACAAATAACGTTAATGTTAACGATGATAAAGAATTCCTTAGTATGCTAGAAATTCCTCCTTATGGAGATTCTAGAGCACTATTCTTAAAAAGTAGATATGACATGAAAACATACTTATACCATAGGTTTAATCTTAGAGTATTTACTAAAGATGAGTTTCCAACTCTCTTAGGAAGAATAGGCAATGTAGAGCTACCAGATTATATTGCAGTTCCTCTTGATAATACTGCTTATATTTTTGACTATAAGGAGAACGGAGAATATGGCAAATTAAAGGGGCATCACGGGGGTCTTCTACAAGAAGAATTTGAAATTCCTCTGGTGATGATTAATGGTTGA
- a CDS encoding acyl-CoA mutase large subunit family protein: protein MDIDEKIKEWNNLYTSWIAKRKERKQKFITPSGIEVKPLYTPLDLKGNYVDKIGFPGMYPFTRGIYPNMYRGRIWTIRQYAGFGSAEDTNLRFRKLLEAGQTGLSMAFDLPTQLGLDPDQELAFTEVGVVGVSMFHWKEMDLVMNQIPMDKVTTSMTINATAMELMSMYIATAESRGIDKKVLDGTVQNDILKEYIARKNFIYPPEPSLRYAIDLIEYSYKNIPKWHPISISGYHIREAGADAILEVAFTLADGIEYVRKTLERGINVDDFAPTLSFFFAGYTNIFEEVAKFRAARRMWAKIMKEWFNAKKPDSMTLKFHTQTGGAELTAQQPEINIIRTTLQALAAVLGGTQSLHVNSYDEALALPSEKAAKIAIRVQQIIAYESGATETVDPLAGSYYIEWLTDEIEERAWKVIDNIEKMGGMLKAIEKGYPQAEIAESSYRLQKRIEEGDIIKVGVNFAYEPDWIGTTEIFRVNPAVRERVITRLKQYRENRDNIKWKDRLEKLRKAAEGNGNLFPYVLDAIKAGATVGEISSVLREVWGEYKEPIIF, encoded by the coding sequence ATGGATATAGACGAGAAAATTAAGGAATGGAACAATCTTTATACTAGCTGGATAGCAAAAAGAAAGGAAAGAAAGCAAAAATTTATAACACCTTCTGGAATAGAAGTAAAGCCTCTTTATACACCCCTAGATTTAAAAGGTAATTACGTGGACAAGATAGGCTTCCCGGGAATGTATCCTTTCACTAGGGGAATTTATCCTAATATGTACAGAGGAAGAATATGGACTATACGACAATATGCTGGTTTTGGTTCTGCAGAAGACACTAATTTAAGGTTTAGGAAACTTTTGGAAGCTGGGCAAACAGGACTTAGCATGGCTTTCGATTTACCTACTCAATTAGGCTTGGATCCAGATCAAGAATTAGCCTTCACGGAAGTAGGTGTAGTAGGTGTTTCAATGTTTCATTGGAAGGAAATGGATTTAGTAATGAACCAAATTCCTATGGATAAAGTAACTACTTCAATGACAATAAACGCTACTGCAATGGAATTAATGTCCATGTATATAGCAACAGCAGAAAGTAGGGGAATCGATAAAAAAGTCCTAGACGGAACAGTACAGAATGATATATTGAAAGAGTACATAGCCAGAAAGAATTTCATTTATCCGCCAGAGCCTTCCTTAAGGTATGCTATAGACTTAATTGAGTATTCTTATAAAAATATTCCAAAATGGCATCCAATTAGTATTAGTGGGTATCACATTAGAGAAGCTGGAGCGGACGCGATACTAGAAGTAGCATTTACTTTAGCTGATGGAATTGAGTATGTTAGAAAAACTTTAGAGAGAGGAATAAATGTAGATGACTTTGCTCCTACTTTGTCTTTCTTCTTTGCAGGTTATACTAACATTTTTGAAGAAGTTGCAAAATTTAGAGCTGCCAGAAGAATGTGGGCTAAAATTATGAAAGAATGGTTCAATGCCAAAAAACCAGATTCTATGACATTAAAGTTTCATACACAAACAGGAGGTGCAGAGCTAACAGCACAACAGCCAGAAATTAATATTATTAGAACTACTCTTCAAGCTTTAGCAGCAGTTTTAGGTGGTACTCAAAGTCTGCACGTGAATTCATACGATGAAGCTTTAGCTTTACCGAGTGAGAAGGCAGCTAAGATAGCAATTAGGGTTCAACAAATAATAGCTTACGAGAGTGGAGCTACGGAAACTGTAGATCCGTTAGCTGGATCCTATTATATTGAATGGCTAACAGATGAGATAGAAGAAAGAGCTTGGAAAGTTATTGATAATATTGAAAAGATGGGCGGAATGCTTAAGGCTATTGAAAAAGGATATCCTCAAGCTGAAATAGCTGAAAGTTCTTACAGACTTCAGAAGAGGATAGAAGAAGGAGATATAATAAAAGTTGGGGTTAACTTTGCTTATGAGCCAGATTGGATAGGAACTACTGAAATATTTAGAGTAAATCCTGCCGTTAGAGAGAGAGTAATTACTAGATTAAAGCAATACAGGGAAAATAGAGACAATATTAAATGGAAGGATAGGCTAGAGAAGCTAAGGAAAGCTGCCGAAGGAAATGGTAACTTGTTCCCATATGTTTTAGATGCGATAAAAGCCGGAGCTACTGTAGGCGAGATAAGTTCTGTGCTTAGAGAAGTATGGGGAGAATATAAAGAGCCAATTATTTTCTAA
- a CDS encoding ZPR1 zinc finger domain-containing protein, translating to MEPKLIFEAKLKCPVCGNETLIARDYLYDAGEVGKLVLSNWECTSCNYKFRDVKPYETRGPKTLEFVVEKEEDLNVMVYRSPFAIVKIPELGIEIYPADASQGILSTVEGILEDFLENLGSLCQENDCHDVYEAKEGKRKFTLIIEDSSGLSFIKSEKVKITRSLSLSQTQP from the coding sequence ATGGAACCTAAGTTAATATTTGAGGCAAAACTTAAGTGCCCAGTTTGTGGGAACGAAACGCTGATTGCTAGAGATTATCTTTACGATGCAGGAGAAGTAGGTAAGTTAGTTTTATCAAATTGGGAATGCACCAGTTGCAACTATAAATTTAGAGACGTTAAACCTTACGAAACTAGGGGACCTAAGACTTTGGAATTTGTGGTAGAAAAAGAAGAGGATTTAAACGTAATGGTTTATAGATCGCCTTTTGCTATAGTTAAAATTCCAGAATTAGGAATAGAAATTTATCCCGCAGATGCTTCACAAGGAATTTTATCTACAGTTGAAGGAATATTAGAAGACTTCTTAGAGAACCTAGGATCTTTATGTCAAGAAAACGACTGTCATGACGTTTATGAGGCAAAAGAAGGTAAAAGAAAGTTTACCTTAATTATAGAAGACTCATCTGGTTTAAGCTTTATAAAAAGTGAGAAAGTAAAAATTACTCGATCTTTATCTCTTTCCCAGACTCAACCTTAG
- a CDS encoding SRPBCC domain-containing protein: MRYQGSIEVNAKKEVILNFLGNIELVASCFPGIKDVKKDGDAYIVKGTAGIGFIKGDYTAKVKMQRTNEGFDLEAQGTGMNSNVNINAKIVVEDGRINYTADVNVSGILASAGARLMEPALNKILNQLFDCIKKKVEIS, from the coding sequence ATGCGCTATCAAGGAAGTATTGAAGTTAATGCCAAAAAGGAAGTTATTTTAAATTTTCTAGGGAATATAGAATTAGTAGCTTCTTGTTTCCCTGGAATTAAAGATGTAAAGAAAGATGGGGATGCGTATATTGTAAAAGGTACTGCTGGAATAGGATTTATAAAAGGAGACTATACGGCAAAGGTAAAAATGCAGAGAACTAACGAGGGATTTGATCTTGAGGCTCAAGGCACTGGGATGAATAGTAATGTTAATATAAATGCAAAAATTGTAGTTGAAGATGGTAGAATTAATTATACAGCAGATGTGAACGTTAGTGGAATATTAGCTTCTGCAGGAGCTAGGCTAATGGAACCTGCATTAAATAAGATACTGAATCAACTTTTTGATTGTATTAAGAAAAAGGTAGAGATCTCATGA
- the mce gene encoding methylmalonyl-CoA epimerase — protein sequence METQTIDHIGIVVENIDKAIDFYEKNLGMRLIDKEELKDRGIKVAFMVGKIGESAVELLEPINHDDMNNTVAKFLKTKGPGLHHLAIRVEDINKALEDLSAKGLQLVDKQPRPGARGHLVAFIHPKSVMGVLLELVQEKH from the coding sequence ATGGAAACTCAAACTATAGACCATATAGGCATAGTGGTTGAAAACATAGATAAAGCAATAGATTTTTATGAGAAAAATTTAGGAATGAGATTAATAGATAAGGAAGAATTGAAAGATAGAGGAATAAAGGTAGCTTTTATGGTTGGTAAAATTGGAGAATCTGCAGTAGAGCTTTTAGAGCCAATAAACCACGATGATATGAATAATACTGTAGCAAAATTTCTAAAAACAAAAGGCCCTGGATTACACCATTTAGCAATAAGAGTCGAAGATATAAATAAAGCATTAGAAGATTTATCTGCAAAAGGTTTACAGCTAGTGGATAAGCAACCTAGACCTGGTGCAAGAGGTCACTTAGTGGCGTTTATCCATCCTAAAAGCGTAATGGGGGTATTGCTTGAACTAGTGCAAGAGAAGCATTAA
- the cutC gene encoding glyceraldehyde dehydrogenase subunit gamma, with protein MKIIEKDEKVKIHLKINGKDYETEVEPRKLLVHVLRDLGFTSVHVGCDTSNCGACTVIINGKSVKSCTVLAVQADGSEILTVEGLSKDGKLHPIQEAFWDKHALQCGYCTPGMIMQSYWLLSENPSPSEDEIREGLAGNLCRCTGYQNIIEAVKEASQKLKGH; from the coding sequence ATGAAAATAATAGAGAAGGACGAAAAAGTAAAAATTCACCTTAAAATTAATGGAAAAGATTACGAAACTGAAGTAGAGCCAAGGAAATTGTTAGTTCACGTTCTCAGAGATTTAGGATTTACCAGCGTTCACGTAGGTTGTGATACAAGCAATTGCGGAGCATGCACTGTTATAATTAATGGCAAATCAGTAAAATCGTGTACAGTTTTGGCTGTACAAGCGGATGGTAGTGAAATTCTTACTGTTGAAGGATTATCAAAAGATGGTAAATTGCATCCTATTCAAGAAGCCTTCTGGGATAAGCATGCTCTTCAGTGTGGTTACTGTACTCCAGGGATGATAATGCAGAGTTATTGGTTACTGTCCGAGAATCCATCTCCTTCAGAAGACGAAATTAGAGAAGGCTTAGCTGGGAATTTGTGTAGATGTACTGGATATCAAAATATCATAGAAGCAGTTAAGGAAGCTTCTCAAAAGTTAAAAGGTCATTAA
- a CDS encoding nucleotidyltransferase family protein, producing MKIGAVILAAGESKRFGKNKLLEKINGKSIIENVLENVDIERVIVVGKYAEELLPYLKNEIVIYNPKWKEGISSSIKLGLRFFQNYDGVLIVLGDMPFVKREDIHKIINTFNLDCNAVIPTYKGNWGNPVLLNRKIFDKVMEITGDEGAKKILKTTENLCFVECDYGVIVDIDTVNDLLTFEKLP from the coding sequence ATGAAAATCGGTGCAGTAATTCTAGCTGCTGGCGAAAGTAAGAGATTCGGTAAAAATAAATTACTTGAGAAAATCAACGGAAAGAGTATTATAGAGAATGTCTTGGAAAATGTTGACATAGAAAGAGTTATTGTTGTAGGAAAATATGCAGAAGAGTTACTACCATATTTAAAAAATGAGATAGTAATATATAATCCTAAATGGAAGGAAGGTATCTCAAGCAGTATAAAACTAGGACTCAGATTTTTCCAAAATTATGATGGAGTACTTATAGTTTTGGGAGACATGCCCTTTGTAAAGAGAGAGGATATACATAAAATAATAAACACATTTAATCTAGACTGCAATGCTGTAATTCCTACTTATAAGGGAAATTGGGGGAACCCGGTATTATTAAATAGAAAAATTTTCGACAAAGTTATGGAAATAACTGGAGACGAGGGTGCTAAAAAAATCTTAAAAACTACAGAAAACTTATGCTTCGTCGAATGTGACTACGGAGTTATTGTAGATATAGATACAGTTAATGACCTTTTAACTTTTGAGAAGCTTCCTTAA
- a CDS encoding phytoene desaturase family protein, which translates to MYDVIIVGGGHNGLVTANYLAREGLKVAVFERREIVGGASVTEELWPGIKVSTGAYVLSLLRPKIIEDLQLKKFGLKVYTKDPGLFVPFENGKKLYIWSDIKKTQKEIEKFSKNDAKNYEKWVKFWDPLYDLADLLMLSPPVNLSNIDELLSLLKSVKIDEDTALSIARTFVTDGKSLLSEFFESDEVISALIEDAVVGTYASPSMPGTAYVLAHHVIGEVNGIKGAWGYVEGGMGGVTQALKKSAESVGVDIFESSPVDEILVEKGEVKGVKLSSGKVIESKIVVSNADPKTTFLKLLKNAEVDDELIRRIRSLKTTGVSFKIVGYSEELPDFGNGKSLSPEHIASELIMPSTEYIEKSYLDAKVLGYSREPWLSINIQSSVDPTVAPPGKFSISIFGQYLPYNKKLDEIKDKIAEITFDKIREFAPNFKLVKYEVLTPLDIERRFGIWEGNIFHLDMTPDQLYVFRPTIGLSNYSTPINGLYLCGSGTHPGGGVTGAPGYNAAMKILSDLKKRK; encoded by the coding sequence ATGTATGATGTTATAATAGTTGGTGGAGGACATAACGGTTTAGTAACAGCAAATTACCTAGCTAGAGAAGGATTAAAAGTAGCCGTGTTTGAAAGAAGAGAAATAGTAGGCGGTGCATCGGTAACTGAAGAACTGTGGCCAGGAATAAAGGTATCTACTGGAGCTTATGTTCTTAGTCTACTTAGGCCCAAAATTATTGAAGATTTACAGTTAAAAAAATTTGGACTAAAAGTTTATACTAAAGATCCAGGATTATTCGTGCCTTTTGAGAATGGTAAAAAACTATATATATGGTCTGATATAAAAAAGACGCAGAAGGAAATAGAAAAATTCTCTAAAAATGATGCAAAAAATTATGAAAAATGGGTAAAATTTTGGGATCCACTTTACGATCTAGCTGATTTACTTATGCTTTCTCCACCGGTGAATTTATCAAATATTGATGAGCTTTTAAGCCTTTTAAAGAGCGTTAAGATAGATGAAGATACAGCATTATCTATTGCTAGAACATTTGTAACTGATGGCAAAAGTCTGCTTTCAGAATTTTTCGAATCAGATGAAGTAATTTCTGCTTTAATAGAAGACGCAGTAGTTGGAACTTATGCATCACCTTCTATGCCTGGAACTGCGTACGTACTAGCTCATCATGTTATAGGCGAAGTTAATGGAATAAAAGGCGCATGGGGATACGTTGAGGGGGGAATGGGCGGAGTTACTCAAGCTTTGAAAAAATCTGCAGAAAGTGTTGGAGTAGATATTTTTGAATCTTCTCCAGTGGATGAAATACTAGTCGAGAAGGGAGAAGTTAAAGGCGTAAAATTAAGCTCTGGAAAAGTAATTGAATCTAAAATTGTTGTTTCGAATGCAGATCCTAAGACTACGTTCCTTAAATTGCTTAAGAATGCTGAAGTTGATGATGAATTAATTAGAAGAATAAGGTCTTTGAAAACTACTGGAGTTTCTTTTAAAATAGTTGGCTATTCCGAGGAATTACCTGACTTTGGAAATGGAAAATCCTTATCGCCAGAGCATATAGCTTCAGAATTAATAATGCCTAGTACTGAATATATAGAGAAAAGTTACTTAGATGCTAAAGTATTAGGGTACTCCAGAGAACCATGGCTTTCAATAAATATACAATCTTCTGTAGATCCTACTGTCGCCCCTCCGGGAAAGTTTTCTATTTCAATTTTCGGGCAATATCTTCCATATAATAAAAAATTGGATGAAATTAAAGATAAAATAGCTGAGATAACTTTTGATAAAATTAGGGAATTCGCTCCTAACTTTAAACTAGTTAAGTATGAGGTTCTAACTCCTTTAGATATTGAAAGGAGATTTGGAATATGGGAAGGTAATATATTTCATTTAGACATGACTCCAGACCAGCTTTATGTATTTAGACCAACAATAGGCTTAAGTAATTATTCTACTCCTATCAATGGATTGTATTTGTGCGGTTCGGGAACCCATCCTGGTGGAGGTGTTACTGGCGCTCCAGGATATAATGCTGCCATGAAAATTTTGTCAGACCTAAAGAAAAGAAAGTAA
- a CDS encoding phosphoribosyltransferase, protein MVEYFIPSWDDIEDSIFNVSEKIIKDYNPDVIIAILTGGVIPAKLISDIIGIKNIKYIEIKFYKEVGKTQPKPTLKAIYVDNLENKNVLIVDDVSDTGETLSAVSRVIELFNPQNIKSATIYVKPWSRKYPDYYDKVVDKWIVFPWDKWEAVREHNEIPVKNKDRFLKSFIRK, encoded by the coding sequence ATGGTTGAGTATTTTATTCCATCTTGGGATGATATAGAAGATAGTATATTTAATGTGAGTGAAAAAATTATCAAAGATTACAATCCTGATGTTATTATAGCTATATTAACTGGAGGAGTAATTCCAGCAAAGCTAATTTCAGATATAATTGGAATAAAAAATATAAAATATATAGAAATAAAATTTTACAAAGAAGTAGGAAAAACTCAACCTAAACCTACTTTAAAAGCAATTTACGTTGATAATCTAGAGAATAAAAATGTCCTAATAGTAGACGATGTTTCGGATACTGGAGAAACTCTGTCTGCTGTATCTAGAGTTATAGAACTATTTAACCCACAAAATATAAAGTCTGCAACTATTTACGTTAAACCTTGGTCTAGAAAATATCCAGATTATTACGATAAGGTAGTAGACAAATGGATTGTATTTCCTTGGGATAAATGGGAAGCTGTAAGAGAGCATAATGAGATTCCAGTAAAAAATAAGGATAGATTTCTCAAGAGCTTTATTAGAAAATAA
- the hsp20 gene encoding archaeal heat shock protein Hsp20 — MPSKKKGDIFDYFDEIIRQMEEEFEELEKEFFKAAGKGEVKTFGPYVYGFSMTIGPDGKPIIEEFGNVKRLGSKPILSEEREPLVDVIEKGDEIRVVAEVPGVDKNNIKVRLNGKTLILSAQEGDKKYYKEIELPTEVDENSVKATYKNGVLEVVFKKAKVESGKEIKIE, encoded by the coding sequence ATGCCCTCAAAGAAAAAAGGTGACATATTTGATTATTTTGACGAAATAATAAGGCAGATGGAAGAGGAATTTGAAGAATTAGAGAAGGAGTTCTTTAAAGCAGCAGGTAAAGGAGAAGTAAAGACTTTCGGTCCTTACGTTTACGGTTTTAGTATGACAATAGGACCAGACGGAAAGCCAATAATAGAAGAATTCGGTAATGTAAAGAGACTAGGAAGTAAACCGATATTAAGTGAAGAAAGAGAGCCTTTAGTTGATGTTATAGAAAAAGGCGATGAAATTAGAGTAGTAGCAGAAGTTCCAGGAGTAGATAAAAACAATATTAAGGTAAGACTTAATGGCAAGACTTTGATATTATCAGCACAAGAAGGAGATAAGAAGTACTATAAAGAAATAGAATTACCAACAGAGGTAGACGAAAATTCTGTAAAGGCTACCTATAAGAATGGAGTCTTAGAAGTTGTATTTAAGAAAGCTAAGGTTGAGTCTGGGAAAGAGATAAAGATCGAGTAA
- a CDS encoding SRPBCC domain-containing protein: protein MSIITGEEKIINKDKAIQFLSNYENLLKCTPGISKINDKEFSASVKVGPLTVEVQGTIVEHKVEDNKVFDKIEVKGPGIIVTIITVVTIEDHKLSWEAEYELSGSLAKALGNTIAKQAKELTKQIISCSVSAINSSNNS, encoded by the coding sequence ATGAGTATTATAACTGGGGAAGAAAAAATAATTAATAAAGATAAAGCTATACAATTTCTTAGTAATTATGAGAATCTTTTGAAGTGCACTCCTGGAATAAGTAAGATTAACGATAAAGAATTTTCTGCATCGGTAAAAGTAGGTCCGCTCACTGTTGAAGTCCAAGGGACTATAGTTGAGCACAAAGTTGAGGACAATAAGGTCTTTGATAAAATAGAAGTCAAAGGTCCTGGAATAATAGTTACTATAATTACTGTGGTTACAATAGAAGATCACAAATTATCTTGGGAAGCCGAATATGAGTTATCAGGAAGTCTTGCAAAAGCTTTAGGGAATACAATAGCAAAACAAGCTAAAGAATTAACAAAGCAAATAATTTCTTGTTCAGTCTCAGCTATTAATTCCAGTAACAATTCCTAA